The following proteins come from a genomic window of Dysidea avara chromosome 12, odDysAvar1.4, whole genome shotgun sequence:
- the LOC136239983 gene encoding MARCO-like protein isoform X29, giving the protein MGTDGPAKGFLRRFENVSKLWRLYFDNDQSTVVNGSQEGTVVNGSQQGTVVNGSQEGTVVNGSQQGTVVNGSQQGTVVNGSQQGIVCVNGSQQGTVVNGNQQGTVVNRSQQGTVVNGSQQGTVVNGSQQGTVVNGSQQGTVVNGSQQGTVVNGSQQGTVVNGSQEGTVVNGSQQGTVVNGSQQGTVVNGSQQSTVCVNGSQQGTVVNGNQQGTVVNRSQQGTVVNGSQQGTVVNGSQQGTVVNGSQEGTVVNGSQEGTVVNGSQEGTVGSRSRQGTVVNGSQQGTIVNGSQQGTIVSGSQQGTARKKRKRRCGTCAGCRSDNCGRCKSCLKPTLKQACVKRLCLSMK; this is encoded by the exons ATAATGATCAGAGTACAG ttgtgaacggaagtcaggagggtacag ttgtgaacggaagtcagcagggtacag ttgtgaacggaagtcaagagggtacag ttgtgaacggaagtcagcagggtacag ttgtgaacggaagtcaacagggtacag ttgtgaacggaagccagCAGGGTATAG TGTGtgtgaacggaagtcagcagggtacag ttgtgaacggaaatcagcagggtacag ttgtgaacagaagtcagcagggtacag ttgtgaacggaagtcagcagggtacag ttgtgaacggaagtcaacagggtacag tagtgaacggaagccagcagggtacag ttgtgaacggaagtcaacagggtacag tagtgaacggaagccagcagggtacag ttgtgaacggaagtcaggagggtacag ttgtgaacggaagtcagcagggtacag ttgtgaacggaagtcaacagggtacag ttgtgaacggaagccagCAGAGTACAG TGTGtgtgaacggaagtcagcagggtacag ttgtgaacggaaatcagcagggtacag ttgtgaacagaagtcagcagggtacag ttgtgaatggaagccagcagggtacag ttgtgaacggaagtcagcagggtacag ttgtgaacggaagtcaggagggtacag ttgtgaacggaagtcaagagggtacag ttgtgaatggAAGTCaggagggtacag TTGGTAGCAGAAGTcggcagggtacag TTGTGAATGGAAGTCAGCAGGGCACAA ttgtgaacggaagtcagcagGGCACAA TTGTGAgcggaagtcagcagggtacag caagaaaaaaaagaaaacgcCGCTGCGGAACCTGTGCTGGCTGCAGATCAGATAACTGTGGGCGCTGCAAGTCCTGCTTAAAACCCACACTTAAGCAAGCGTGTGTTAAAAGACTATGTCTTTCTATGAAATAA
- the LOC136239983 gene encoding MARCO-like protein isoform X35, which translates to MGTDGPAKGFLRRFENVSKLWRLYFDNDQSTVVNGSQEGTVVNGSQQGTVVNGSQEGTVVNGSQQGTVVNGSQQGTVVNGSQQGIVCVNGSQQGTVVNGNQQGTVVNRSQQGTVVNGSQQGTVVNGSQQGTVVNGSQQGTVVNGSQQGTVVNGSQQGTVVNGSQEGTVVNGSQEGTVVNGSQQGTVCVNGSQQGTVVNGNQQGTVVNRSQQGTVVNGSQQGTVVNGSQQGTVVNGSQEGTVVNGSQEGTVVNGSQEGTVGSRSRQGTVVNGSQQGTIVNGSQQGTIVSGSQQGTARKKRKRRCGTCAGCRSDNCGRCKSCLKPTLKQACVKRLCLSMK; encoded by the exons ATAATGATCAGAGTACAG ttgtgaacggaagtcaggagggtacag ttgtgaacggaagtcagcagggtacag ttgtgaacggaagtcaagagggtacag ttgtgaacggaagtcagcagggtacag ttgtgaacggaagtcaacagggtacag ttgtgaacggaagccagCAGGGTATAG TGTGtgtgaacggaagtcagcagggtacag ttgtgaacggaaatcagcagggtacag ttgtgaacagaagtcagcagggtacag ttgtgaacggaagtcagcagggtacag ttgtgaacggaagtcaacagggtacag tagtgaacggaagccagcagggtacag ttgtgaacggaagtcaacagggtacag tagtgaacggaagccagcagggtacag ttgtgaacggaagtcaggagggtacag ttgtgaacggaagtcaagagggtacag ttgtgaacggaagtcagcagggtacag TGTGtgtgaacggaagtcagcagggtacag ttgtgaacggaaatcagcagggtacag ttgtgaacagaagtcagcagggtacag ttgtgaatggaagccagcagggtacag ttgtgaacggaagtcagcagggtacag ttgtgaacggaagtcaggagggtacag ttgtgaacggaagtcaagagggtacag ttgtgaatggAAGTCaggagggtacag TTGGTAGCAGAAGTcggcagggtacag TTGTGAATGGAAGTCAGCAGGGCACAA ttgtgaacggaagtcagcagGGCACAA TTGTGAgcggaagtcagcagggtacag caagaaaaaaaagaaaacgcCGCTGCGGAACCTGTGCTGGCTGCAGATCAGATAACTGTGGGCGCTGCAAGTCCTGCTTAAAACCCACACTTAAGCAAGCGTGTGTTAAAAGACTATGTCTTTCTATGAAATAA
- the LOC136239983 gene encoding uncharacterized protein isoform X21 yields the protein MGTDGPAKGFLRRFENVSKLWRLYFDNDQSTVVNGSQEGTVVNGSQEGTVVNGSQQGTVCVNGSQQGTVVNGNQQGTVVNRSQQGTVVNGSQQGTVVNGSQQGTVVNGSQQGTVVNGSQQGTVVNGSQQGTVVNGSQEGTGMLDGDTSQLTTEISPTSCERKSRGYSCERKSAGYSCERKSTGYSCERKPAEYSVCERKSAGYSCERKSAGYSCEQKSAGYSCEWKPAGYSCERKSAGYSCERKSGGYSCERKSRGYSCEWKSGGYRYVCEMVILDHYNRDFPVGSRSRQGTVVNGSQQGTIVNGSQQGTIVSGSQQGTARKKRKRRCGTCAGCRSDNCGRCKSCLKPTLKQACVKRLCLSMK from the exons ATAATGATCAGAGTACAG ttgtgaacggaagtcaggagggtacag ttgtgaacggaagtcaagagggtacag ttgtgaacggaagtcagcagggtacag TGTGtgtgaacggaagtcagcagggtacag ttgtgaacggaaatcagcagggtacag ttgtgaacagaagtcagcagggtacag ttgtgaacggaagtcagcagggtacag ttgtgaacggaagtcaacagggtacag tagtgaacggaagccagcagggtacag ttgtgaacggaagtcaacagggtacag tagtgaacggaagccagcagggtacag ttgtgaacggaagtcaggagggtacaggtatgttagatggtgatactagtcagttaacaacagagatttcccccactagttgtgaacggaagtcaagagggtacag ttgtgaacggaagtcagcagggtacag ttgtgaacggaagtcaacagggtacag ttgtgaacggaagccagCAGAGTACAG TGTGtgtgaacggaagtcagcagggtacag ttgtgaacggaaatcagcagggtacag ttgtgaacagaagtcagcagggtacag ttgtgaatggaagccagcagggtacag ttgtgaacggaagtcagcagggtacag ttgtgaacggaagtcaggagggtacag ttgtgaacggaagtcaagagggtacag ttgtgaatggAAGTCaggagggtacaggtatgtatgTGAGATGGTAATACTAGACCATTACAACAGAGATTTTCCAGTTGGTAGCAGAAGTcggcagggtacag TTGTGAATGGAAGTCAGCAGGGCACAA ttgtgaacggaagtcagcagGGCACAA TTGTGAgcggaagtcagcagggtacag caagaaaaaaaagaaaacgcCGCTGCGGAACCTGTGCTGGCTGCAGATCAGATAACTGTGGGCGCTGCAAGTCCTGCTTAAAACCCACACTTAAGCAAGCGTGTGTTAAAAGACTATGTCTTTCTATGAAATAA
- the LOC136239983 gene encoding uncharacterized protein isoform X10 has translation MGTDGPAKGFLRRFENVSKLWRLYFDNDQSTVVNGSQEGTVVNGSQEGTVVNGSQQGTVVNGSQQGIVCVNGSQQGTVVNGNQQGTVVNRSQQGTVVNGSQQGTVVNGSQQGTVVNGSQQGTVVNGSQQGTVVNGSQQGTVVNGSQEGTGMLDGDTSQLTTEISPTSCERKSRGYSCERKSAGYSCERKSTGYSCERKPAEYSVCERKSAGYSCERKSAGYSCEQKSAGYSCEWKPAGYSCERKSAGYSCERKSGGYSCERKSRGYSCEWKSGGYRYVCEMVILDHYNRDFPVGSRSRQGTVVNGSQQGTIVNGSQQGTIVSGSQQGTARKKRKRRCGTCAGCRSDNCGRCKSCLKPTLKQACVKRLCLSMK, from the exons ATAATGATCAGAGTACAG ttgtgaacggaagtcaggagggtacag ttgtgaacggaagtcaagagggtacag ttgtgaacggaagtcagcagggtacag ttgtgaacggaagccagCAGGGTATAG TGTGtgtgaacggaagtcagcagggtacag ttgtgaacggaaatcagcagggtacag ttgtgaacagaagtcagcagggtacag ttgtgaacggaagtcagcagggtacag ttgtgaacggaagtcaacagggtacag tagtgaacggaagccagcagggtacag ttgtgaacggaagtcaacagggtacag tagtgaacggaagccagcagggtacag ttgtgaacggaagtcaggagggtacaggtatgttagatggtgatactagtcagttaacaacagagatttcccccactagttgtgaacggaagtcaagagggtacag ttgtgaacggaagtcagcagggtacag ttgtgaacggaagtcaacagggtacag ttgtgaacggaagccagCAGAGTACAG TGTGtgtgaacggaagtcagcagggtacag ttgtgaacggaaatcagcagggtacag ttgtgaacagaagtcagcagggtacag ttgtgaatggaagccagcagggtacag ttgtgaacggaagtcagcagggtacag ttgtgaacggaagtcaggagggtacag ttgtgaacggaagtcaagagggtacag ttgtgaatggAAGTCaggagggtacaggtatgtatgTGAGATGGTAATACTAGACCATTACAACAGAGATTTTCCAGTTGGTAGCAGAAGTcggcagggtacag TTGTGAATGGAAGTCAGCAGGGCACAA ttgtgaacggaagtcagcagGGCACAA TTGTGAgcggaagtcagcagggtacag caagaaaaaaaagaaaacgcCGCTGCGGAACCTGTGCTGGCTGCAGATCAGATAACTGTGGGCGCTGCAAGTCCTGCTTAAAACCCACACTTAAGCAAGCGTGTGTTAAAAGACTATGTCTTTCTATGAAATAA
- the LOC136239983 gene encoding uncharacterized protein isoform X4 translates to MGTDGPAKGFLRRFENVSKLWRLYFDNDQSTVVNGSQEGTVVNGSQEGTVVNGSQQGTVVNGSQQGTVVNGSQQGIVCVNGSQQGTVVNGNQQGTVVNRSQQGTVVNGSQQGTVVNGSQQGTVVNGSQQGTVVNGSQQGTVVNGSQQGTVVNGSQEGTGMLDGDTSQLTTEISPTSCERKSRGYSCERKSAGYSCERKSTGYSCERKPAEYSVCERKSAGYSCERKSAGYSCEQKSAGYSCEWKPAGYSCERKSAGYSCERKSGGYSCERKSRGYSCEWKSGGYRYVCEMVILDHYNRDFPVGSRSRQGTVVNGSQQGTIVNGSQQGTIVSGSQQGTARKKRKRRCGTCAGCRSDNCGRCKSCLKPTLKQACVKRLCLSMK, encoded by the exons ATAATGATCAGAGTACAG ttgtgaacggaagtcaggagggtacag ttgtgaacggaagtcaagagggtacag ttgtgaacggaagtcagcagggtacag ttgtgaacggaagtcaacagggtacag ttgtgaacggaagccagCAGGGTATAG TGTGtgtgaacggaagtcagcagggtacag ttgtgaacggaaatcagcagggtacag ttgtgaacagaagtcagcagggtacag ttgtgaacggaagtcagcagggtacag ttgtgaacggaagtcaacagggtacag tagtgaacggaagccagcagggtacag ttgtgaacggaagtcaacagggtacag tagtgaacggaagccagcagggtacag ttgtgaacggaagtcaggagggtacaggtatgttagatggtgatactagtcagttaacaacagagatttcccccactagttgtgaacggaagtcaagagggtacag ttgtgaacggaagtcagcagggtacag ttgtgaacggaagtcaacagggtacag ttgtgaacggaagccagCAGAGTACAG TGTGtgtgaacggaagtcagcagggtacag ttgtgaacggaaatcagcagggtacag ttgtgaacagaagtcagcagggtacag ttgtgaatggaagccagcagggtacag ttgtgaacggaagtcagcagggtacag ttgtgaacggaagtcaggagggtacag ttgtgaacggaagtcaagagggtacag ttgtgaatggAAGTCaggagggtacaggtatgtatgTGAGATGGTAATACTAGACCATTACAACAGAGATTTTCCAGTTGGTAGCAGAAGTcggcagggtacag TTGTGAATGGAAGTCAGCAGGGCACAA ttgtgaacggaagtcagcagGGCACAA TTGTGAgcggaagtcagcagggtacag caagaaaaaaaagaaaacgcCGCTGCGGAACCTGTGCTGGCTGCAGATCAGATAACTGTGGGCGCTGCAAGTCCTGCTTAAAACCCACACTTAAGCAAGCGTGTGTTAAAAGACTATGTCTTTCTATGAAATAA
- the LOC136239983 gene encoding uncharacterized protein isoform X5 produces MGTDGPAKGFLRRFENVSKLWRLYFDNDQSTVVNGSQEGTVVNGSQQGTGMLDGDTSQLRTDFSPLVVNGSQQGIVCVNGSQQGTVVNGNQQGTVVNRSQQGTVVNGSQQGTVVNGSQQGTVVNGSQQGTVVNGSQQGTVVNGSQQGTVVNGSQEGTGMLDGDTSQLTTEISPTSCERKSRGYSCERKSAGYSCERKSTGYSCERKPAEYSVCERKSAGYSCERKSAGYSCEQKSAGYSCEWKPAGYSCERKSAGYSCERKSGGYSCERKSRGYSCEWKSGGYRYVCEMVILDHYNRDFPVGSRSRQGTVVNGSQQGTIVNGSQQGTIVSGSQQGTARKKRKRRCGTCAGCRSDNCGRCKSCLKPTLKQACVKRLCLSMK; encoded by the exons ATAATGATCAGAGTACAG ttgtgaacggaagtcaagagggtacag ttgtgaacggaagtcaacagggtacaggtatgttagatggtgatactagtcagttaagaacagatttttccccactagttgtgaacggaagccagCAGGGTATAG TGTGtgtgaacggaagtcagcagggtacag ttgtgaacggaaatcagcagggtacag ttgtgaacagaagtcagcagggtacag ttgtgaacggaagtcagcagggtacag ttgtgaacggaagtcaacagggtacag tagtgaacggaagccagcagggtacag ttgtgaacggaagtcaacagggtacag tagtgaacggaagccagcagggtacag ttgtgaacggaagtcaggagggtacaggtatgttagatggtgatactagtcagttaacaacagagatttcccccactagttgtgaacggaagtcaagagggtacag ttgtgaacggaagtcagcagggtacag ttgtgaacggaagtcaacagggtacag ttgtgaacggaagccagCAGAGTACAG TGTGtgtgaacggaagtcagcagggtacag ttgtgaacggaaatcagcagggtacag ttgtgaacagaagtcagcagggtacag ttgtgaatggaagccagcagggtacag ttgtgaacggaagtcagcagggtacag ttgtgaacggaagtcaggagggtacag ttgtgaacggaagtcaagagggtacag ttgtgaatggAAGTCaggagggtacaggtatgtatgTGAGATGGTAATACTAGACCATTACAACAGAGATTTTCCAGTTGGTAGCAGAAGTcggcagggtacag TTGTGAATGGAAGTCAGCAGGGCACAA ttgtgaacggaagtcagcagGGCACAA TTGTGAgcggaagtcagcagggtacag caagaaaaaaaagaaaacgcCGCTGCGGAACCTGTGCTGGCTGCAGATCAGATAACTGTGGGCGCTGCAAGTCCTGCTTAAAACCCACACTTAAGCAAGCGTGTGTTAAAAGACTATGTCTTTCTATGAAATAA
- the LOC136239983 gene encoding uncharacterized protein isoform X7, with protein MGTDGPAKGFLRRFENVSKLWRLYFDNDQSTVVNGSQEGTVVNGSQQGTVVNGSQQGTVVNGSQQGIVCVNGSQQGTVVNGNQQGTVVNRSQQGTVVNGSQQGTVVNGSQQGTVVNGSQQGTVVNGSQQGTVVNGSQQGTVVNGSQEGTGMLDGDTSQLTTEISPTSCERKSRGYSCERKSAGYSCERKSTGYSCERKPAEYSVCERKSAGYSCERKSAGYSCEQKSAGYSCEWKPAGYSCERKSAGYSCERKSGGYSCERKSRGYSCEWKSGGYRYVCEMVILDHYNRDFPVGSRSRQGTVVNGSQQGTIVNGSQQGTIVSGSQQGTARKKRKRRCGTCAGCRSDNCGRCKSCLKPTLKQACVKRLCLSMK; from the exons ATAATGATCAGAGTACAG ttgtgaacggaagtcaagagggtacag ttgtgaacggaagtcagcagggtacag ttgtgaacggaagtcaacagggtacag ttgtgaacggaagccagCAGGGTATAG TGTGtgtgaacggaagtcagcagggtacag ttgtgaacggaaatcagcagggtacag ttgtgaacagaagtcagcagggtacag ttgtgaacggaagtcagcagggtacag ttgtgaacggaagtcaacagggtacag tagtgaacggaagccagcagggtacag ttgtgaacggaagtcaacagggtacag tagtgaacggaagccagcagggtacag ttgtgaacggaagtcaggagggtacaggtatgttagatggtgatactagtcagttaacaacagagatttcccccactagttgtgaacggaagtcaagagggtacag ttgtgaacggaagtcagcagggtacag ttgtgaacggaagtcaacagggtacag ttgtgaacggaagccagCAGAGTACAG TGTGtgtgaacggaagtcagcagggtacag ttgtgaacggaaatcagcagggtacag ttgtgaacagaagtcagcagggtacag ttgtgaatggaagccagcagggtacag ttgtgaacggaagtcagcagggtacag ttgtgaacggaagtcaggagggtacag ttgtgaacggaagtcaagagggtacag ttgtgaatggAAGTCaggagggtacaggtatgtatgTGAGATGGTAATACTAGACCATTACAACAGAGATTTTCCAGTTGGTAGCAGAAGTcggcagggtacag TTGTGAATGGAAGTCAGCAGGGCACAA ttgtgaacggaagtcagcagGGCACAA TTGTGAgcggaagtcagcagggtacag caagaaaaaaaagaaaacgcCGCTGCGGAACCTGTGCTGGCTGCAGATCAGATAACTGTGGGCGCTGCAAGTCCTGCTTAAAACCCACACTTAAGCAAGCGTGTGTTAAAAGACTATGTCTTTCTATGAAATAA
- the LOC136239983 gene encoding MARCO-like protein isoform X27 — MGTDGPAKGFLRRFENVSKLWRLYFDNDQSTVVNGSQEGTVVNGSQQGTVVNGSQEGTVVNGSQQGTVVNGSQQGTVVNGSQQGIVCVNGSQQGTVVNGNQQGTVVNRSQQGTVVNGSQQGTVVNGSQQGTVVNGSQQGTVVNGSQQGTVVNGSQQGTVVNGSQEGTVVNGSQEGTVVNGSQQGTVVNGSQQGTVVNGSQQSTVCVNGSQQGTVVNGNQQGTVVNGSQQGTVVNGSQQGTVVNGSQEGTVVNGSQEGTVVNGSQEGTVGSRSRQGTVVNGSQQGTIVNGSQQGTIVSGSQQGTARKKRKRRCGTCAGCRSDNCGRCKSCLKPTLKQACVKRLCLSMK; from the exons ATAATGATCAGAGTACAG ttgtgaacggaagtcaggagggtacag ttgtgaacggaagtcagcagggtacag ttgtgaacggaagtcaagagggtacag ttgtgaacggaagtcagcagggtacag ttgtgaacggaagtcaacagggtacag ttgtgaacggaagccagCAGGGTATAG TGTGtgtgaacggaagtcagcagggtacag ttgtgaacggaaatcagcagggtacag ttgtgaacagaagtcagcagggtacag ttgtgaacggaagtcagcagggtacag ttgtgaacggaagtcaacagggtacag tagtgaacggaagccagcagggtacag ttgtgaacggaagtcaacagggtacag tagtgaacggaagccagcagggtacag ttgtgaacggaagtcaggagggtacag ttgtgaacggaagtcaagagggtacag ttgtgaacggaagtcagcagggtacag ttgtgaacggaagtcaacagggtacag ttgtgaacggaagccagCAGAGTACAG TGTGtgtgaacggaagtcagcagggtacag ttgtgaacggaaatcagcagggtacag ttgtgaatggaagccagcagggtacag ttgtgaacggaagtcagcagggtacag ttgtgaacggaagtcaggagggtacag ttgtgaacggaagtcaagagggtacag ttgtgaatggAAGTCaggagggtacag TTGGTAGCAGAAGTcggcagggtacag TTGTGAATGGAAGTCAGCAGGGCACAA ttgtgaacggaagtcagcagGGCACAA TTGTGAgcggaagtcagcagggtacag caagaaaaaaaagaaaacgcCGCTGCGGAACCTGTGCTGGCTGCAGATCAGATAACTGTGGGCGCTGCAAGTCCTGCTTAAAACCCACACTTAAGCAAGCGTGTGTTAAAAGACTATGTCTTTCTATGAAATAA
- the LOC136239983 gene encoding uncharacterized protein isoform X44, protein MGTDGPAKGFLRRFENVSKLWRLYFDNDQSTVVNGSQEGTVVNGSQQGTVVNGSQQGTVVNGSQQGTVVNGSQQGTVVNGSQEGTGMLDGDTSQLTTEISPTSCERKSRGYSCERKSAGYSCERKSTGYSCERKPAEYSVCERKSAGYSCERKSAGYSCEQKSAGYSCEWKPAGYSCERKSAGYSCERKSGGYSCERKSRGYSCEWKSGGYRYVCEMVILDHYNRDFPVGSRSRQGTVVNGSQQGTIVNGSQQGTIVSGSQQGTARKKRKRRCGTCAGCRSDNCGRCKSCLKPTLKQACVKRLCLSMK, encoded by the exons ATAATGATCAGAGTACAG ttgtgaacggaagtcaggagggtacag ttgtgaacggaagtcaacagggtacag tagtgaacggaagccagcagggtacag ttgtgaacggaagtcaacagggtacag tagtgaacggaagccagcagggtacag ttgtgaacggaagtcaggagggtacaggtatgttagatggtgatactagtcagttaacaacagagatttcccccactagttgtgaacggaagtcaagagggtacag ttgtgaacggaagtcagcagggtacag ttgtgaacggaagtcaacagggtacag ttgtgaacggaagccagCAGAGTACAG TGTGtgtgaacggaagtcagcagggtacag ttgtgaacggaaatcagcagggtacag ttgtgaacagaagtcagcagggtacag ttgtgaatggaagccagcagggtacag ttgtgaacggaagtcagcagggtacag ttgtgaacggaagtcaggagggtacag ttgtgaacggaagtcaagagggtacag ttgtgaatggAAGTCaggagggtacaggtatgtatgTGAGATGGTAATACTAGACCATTACAACAGAGATTTTCCAGTTGGTAGCAGAAGTcggcagggtacag TTGTGAATGGAAGTCAGCAGGGCACAA ttgtgaacggaagtcagcagGGCACAA TTGTGAgcggaagtcagcagggtacag caagaaaaaaaagaaaacgcCGCTGCGGAACCTGTGCTGGCTGCAGATCAGATAACTGTGGGCGCTGCAAGTCCTGCTTAAAACCCACACTTAAGCAAGCGTGTGTTAAAAGACTATGTCTTTCTATGAAATAA
- the LOC136239983 gene encoding uncharacterized protein isoform X36 — protein sequence MGTDGPAKGFLRRFENVSKLWRLYFDNDQSTVVNGSQEGTVVNGSQQGTVVNGSQQGIVCVNGSQQGTVVNGSQQGTVVNGSQQGTVVNGSQQGTVVNGSQQGTVVNGSQEGTGMLDGDTSQLTTEISPTSCERKSRGYSCERKSAGYSCERKSTGYSCERKPAEYSVCERKSAGYSCERKSAGYSCEQKSAGYSCEWKPAGYSCERKSAGYSCERKSGGYSCERKSRGYSCEWKSGGYRYVCEMVILDHYNRDFPVGSRSRQGTVVNGSQQGTIVNGSQQGTIVSGSQQGTARKKRKRRCGTCAGCRSDNCGRCKSCLKPTLKQACVKRLCLSMK from the exons ATAATGATCAGAGTACAG ttgtgaacggaagtcaggagggtacag ttgtgaacggaagtcaacagggtacag ttgtgaacggaagccagCAGGGTATAG TGTGtgtgaacggaagtcagcagggtacag ttgtgaacggaagtcagcagggtacag tagtgaacggaagccagcagggtacag ttgtgaacggaagtcaacagggtacag tagtgaacggaagccagcagggtacag ttgtgaacggaagtcaggagggtacaggtatgttagatggtgatactagtcagttaacaacagagatttcccccactagttgtgaacggaagtcaagagggtacag ttgtgaacggaagtcagcagggtacag ttgtgaacggaagtcaacagggtacag ttgtgaacggaagccagCAGAGTACAG TGTGtgtgaacggaagtcagcagggtacag ttgtgaacggaaatcagcagggtacag ttgtgaacagaagtcagcagggtacag ttgtgaatggaagccagcagggtacag ttgtgaacggaagtcagcagggtacag ttgtgaacggaagtcaggagggtacag ttgtgaacggaagtcaagagggtacag ttgtgaatggAAGTCaggagggtacaggtatgtatgTGAGATGGTAATACTAGACCATTACAACAGAGATTTTCCAGTTGGTAGCAGAAGTcggcagggtacag TTGTGAATGGAAGTCAGCAGGGCACAA ttgtgaacggaagtcagcagGGCACAA TTGTGAgcggaagtcagcagggtacag caagaaaaaaaagaaaacgcCGCTGCGGAACCTGTGCTGGCTGCAGATCAGATAACTGTGGGCGCTGCAAGTCCTGCTTAAAACCCACACTTAAGCAAGCGTGTGTTAAAAGACTATGTCTTTCTATGAAATAA